The Nocardia vinacea genome contains the following window.
CTGTGGGTGCTGTTTGGGAAGCGACCGCGGCCACATGGATCTCCTGTGTGATGGACGTGGTCTCGGTGCGTTGACGGGATAGCGAATGACTACAGGTCTGGGTTTCAGCATCGGTTCAGTGAACTCCGTATCCGCCATGGTGACCGGCGAGCGGCCCTTGTCGTCGGTGCGGACGCGCCGCACGGCGGTGACCTTCGACAGTGCGGGTAGCATCCGAATCGGGGGGATCCCCCAATTCGACATGGCCGTAACGGATTTCGCTGATCTGGCGCGCGACCCCGAGTCGGTCGTCGTGGGCGGTCGGCTCTGGTCACCCGCGAACCTGGTCGCCGCCGTAGTGAACGGCCTGGTCGAATCCTTCCCGCCGACCGCGGGAGCCGTGGCCACCTATCCCGCATGCTATTCCGATAAGCAGCTGTCGTTGCTGCGGCAGGCGTTGAATCTGGCCGGTGCCGCGGATGTGCTGCTCATACCCGAACCCGTCGCGGCCGCGGAGTGGCTCGAACAGGAACGTGGACCGCTGGAGTCCGGATTCGTGCTGGTGTACGACCTCGGTGGGGCCAGTCTCGATGTGTCGATGGTGCGGGTCGGACCGGACTGGGACGATCACCCGATCGTCGGAAAGTCCGTGCGCTCCTACGATTTCGGCGGTCGGCCGCTCGGTTCGATGATTGCGCGGTACGCCCGGGTCGCCGAACCCGGCGACAACGGGTCGATGCTGCAGATGACCTCGATTGTCGATATCACGAGCATGCGCGCCCAGCACATCCGGGATTCCCTCGATGTGGTCCACGAATGTGTGGAATCGACGGGACGGTGCCTGTCCGATATCAGCTGCATCCTGCTGGTCGGTGGCGCCACCCGTCCCGTCGAGGTCGCGCGCATCCTTGCCGAACTCGGCCGACCGGTGGTGATGTCGAGCGATCCGGGGCAGACCGTCGCCGTCGGTGCCGCCGGCTATGCGGCCCGCAGCTTCGCACCGATGTCGACCGGTGGTCGGCATCGAGCGCCGAAGGTTGCCGTATTCTCCAGTGCAGCAGTAGCTTCCGCGGTGGCGGTATCGGCCGTCACGGTATTCGGCGGCCCGAATATTTCGCAGATGCCATCCCTGGTGGATGCCTCGCCGGGCAGCTTCCCGATGGACAATTTACTGCTCGAGCCCGATGTCGAGGCACTCGCCGAGGCCGGTTCCGCGGCGGTTGGCTGGGCGACCACGGCAGCGGGTTTCGGCTATTCCGGTCGACCGGCCTACGGGATCGCTCCCGTCGCCCATACAACGCCGATCGGACCAACGATCGGCCCGTCCGTGGCCGAGGCACACGGCGGCAGGCACAGCGAACCACGCGGTGGGACAGCACATTCCGGTGGTGTCACCTACGCCAATCCCGCCCAGTTCCTGAACCCGCTGCCATTCATCCGAAGCCCGCGGACGATTCCCGCCGTGCCCAACCAGCCTGCCACTGGCACGCCCATCCCGAGCGTCAGCCTTCCGGGTTCGTTTCCCGCCCCGGCTAATTCGACTCCCGCCGTTCCGGCTGGCAACGCAACCACCCCGGGTACCGCGACCCCGGGTACCGCGACCCCGGGTACCGCGACCCCGGCGACCGGCGGCACCTCGACGGGCGCTGGTGTACCGGGTGCGACTACGGGTGAAACATCTACCGGGACTGGGACATCGGGCGGAACCGCCTCGGATGGCAGCTCCGGTGGCAGCACGGGTGATGCGTCCGGCGGCACGACTTCGGGCACCAGCGGTTCGACGTCGGGAAATTCCACCAGCGGCGGTTCGTCGGGTAGCACCTCGGGCGGCTCGACAAGCACTGGCGCTTCAGGTGGTTCGACGGGCGGTGGTACCTCGGGCGGTTCTGCGGATGGGGG
Protein-coding sequences here:
- a CDS encoding Hsp70 family protein, whose product is MNSVSAMVTGERPLSSVRTRRTAVTFDSAGSIRIGGIPQFDMAVTDFADLARDPESVVVGGRLWSPANLVAAVVNGLVESFPPTAGAVATYPACYSDKQLSLLRQALNLAGAADVLLIPEPVAAAEWLEQERGPLESGFVLVYDLGGASLDVSMVRVGPDWDDHPIVGKSVRSYDFGGRPLGSMIARYARVAEPGDNGSMLQMTSIVDITSMRAQHIRDSLDVVHECVESTGRCLSDISCILLVGGATRPVEVARILAELGRPVVMSSDPGQTVAVGAAGYAARSFAPMSTGGRHRAPKVAVFSSAAVASAVAVSAVTVFGGPNISQMPSLVDASPGSFPMDNLLLEPDVEALAEAGSAAVGWATTAAGFGYSGRPAYGIAPVAHTTPIGPTIGPSVAEAHGGRHSEPRGGTAHSGGVTYANPAQFLNPLPFIRSPRTIPAVPNQPATGTPIPSVSLPGSFPAPANSTPAVPAGNATTPGTATPGTATPGTATPATGGTSTGAGVPGATTGETSTGTGTSGGTASDGSSGGSTGDASGGTTSGTSGSTSGNSTSGGSSGSTSGGSTSTGASGGSTGGGTSGGSADGGASGGSSSGGGSGSTGGGASGGSTNGGTSGGSASGGTSGGSTGDGMSGGSTGGGTSGGSADSGASGGSASGGTSGGSTGGGMSGGSTGGGMSGGSTGGGMSGGSTSGGTVGGSTGGGTSGGTSAGATGGSSSNGRFSGGNTSGGSTSSGGASSGGGFSGGGFSHGSGGGGGARR